GCCGCACAAGGCCTTTGCCCTGCAAATCAGTCAGCACCACAGGGCCGCAATTACCGCCCCTGCTATCGCCCCGCGCAAGCCCTGCGCTTCAGGCGGCAATTGAATGCCCTCTGCCATCACTCAAGCCCTTCTTATGCCGTCTGCTTTCACCCGAAGCCCGACGCTGTTGGTTAACGGCTAATAATGTTATTTCGCCTTCGTAGTCCCGCCACCGGGATTCTACTACTCAGTATGACACCCATCGCTTCAACAGATTTGAAGATTTGCAGTCGCTCGGCTCCTGCCGAGTGACGACTATCCCGCGGCCTCTGGCCGCCGTAAGATAAGGCAGCTCCCCCACATGCCTGGCCAAACGTCATCGCATGACCACCCATATCTTAATTAAGGAATTTCTTCAGCCCTTTCATTGTCGCAGATCCTCTTTATAGCGTCAACACCACTATTGGCTATTTTGCATAAAAAGTCATCAAATCCACCATATACTTCACCTGTTTCACTCATCATCAATGTCATGTGATCTGTATAAGCCTGACCGATGACACACAATTGTTTATCGCCCAGTCGCCTATAATAATCCTGCTGTGCCCACAAGGGATCTACCTCCTCAACTGCCTTCTTAACATTAAAGTGAAAGTTAGCTTTCTGGCCAATTCTGTTCGAAAAAACAATATCCAAATCTCCAAATTCAGCCAAAAAAGAAGCTGCTATCGGAAATAATGTAAAACCATCTTTCAATAAACTTTCTTCGAAAACAGAAATATCAACCTGGCGACCAGCATGCCAACCCGATTCTTTTAGAATGATCAACGTTTGTGGCGAAAACG
This region of Mucilaginibacter yixingensis genomic DNA includes:
- a CDS encoding SUKH-3 domain-containing protein, which translates into the protein MYSFSPQTLIILKESGWHAGRQVDISVFEESLLKDGFTLFPIAASFLAEFGDLDIVFSNRIGQKANFHFNVKKAVEEVDPLWAQQDYYRRLGDKQLCVIGQAYTDHMTLMMSETGEVYGGFDDFLCKIANSGVDAIKRICDNERAEEIP